Within Geitlerinema sp. PCC 9228, the genomic segment TCACCTGCAACTTTCCCAACTAGCCGCAAACATCCCTGGGGTGATTCTGCAATACCAATCCTTTGGCGATCGCCTGGAGGGTCGGTTTACTTACGTCAGTACTGGCATTCGCAATCTATACGAGATAGAACCGCAAGCCTTGTTAGAAAATCCTAACTTACTCAATCGCTGTATTCATCCCCAAGACTTACCTGGATGGCGCGCCTCTCTTCATGCCGCGATTGCCAACCAAAGTAAATGGTCGCACCAGTGGCGAATCATCGTGCCTTCCGGGCAAATTAAGTGGGTAGAAGGCATAACCATTCCCCGACCCCAGGCGAATGGCAGTTGTTTGTGGGATGGGTTGCTGTTTGATATCAGCGATCGCAAAAAAGCCGAAGCCGCCCTTACCTTAAAAGAACACAAATTTAAAAACCTCACCGAGCGATCGCCCAATATTATCGCACGTTTTGACCGCCAACGCCGCTACATCTATGTCAACCCCGCCATCGAAGCCATGACCGGGAAACCGCAAAACGAACATTTCGGCAAAACCAACTTCCAAATCGGTCTACCGGTGCAACTGGCAACTACCCTAGACCGCACCATCGAAGAAGTTTTGACAGCAGGAGAAGAAAAGTTTATCGAATTTGACCTGCAAACACCATTAGGGGAAAAACAATACCAAGCTCACTGTTTCCCAGAAACCAATAGCTACGGCTCGGTGACCTTTGCTATGGTGGTTCTGTACGATATGACTACTTTGCGCGCCTCTTTTTCTGCCTTACAAGAAAGCGAAAGCCGATTTCGAGCTATTTTCGAGCAAGCCGCCGTCGGTATCTATCAAGTCAACGCCTCCGGTCAATACATTCAAGTCAACCAAGGATTTTGTGCCATTGTCGGCTACAGCAAAGACGAACTGCGGCAGATGACCTTTTACGATCTAATTCATTCCGAAGATGCAGAACGGACTTTGACGAACTTCCAACGTTTGTGGTCTGGGCAAATTAACTCCTATCAGATGGAAAAACGCTACAGGGTCAAAAATGGTAGCATACGGTGGGTGAACGTCACTGTTTCCCTGGTACGGGATGCTAAGGGCATTCCTCTGTATGATGTAGGAGTTGTAGAAGATATAAGCGATCGCAAGCAAGCCGAAACTCGCCTCAACTATAATGCCTTCTATGATTATTTAACTGGATTGCCCAACCGTTTTTTGTTTGGAGATCGCTTGCAAGCAGCTCTCGACTGGGTTCAACGGCAGCAGGAAACCATTTTTACCTTACTTTTACTAGATTTAGACCGTTTTAAAATCATTAACGACAGTTTGGGGCACCAAGCCGGAGACGAGTTTCTGCGTCAAATTTCCATGCGGTTGCAACAATGTATCCGCGGCGAAGACACCATTGCTCGTTTGGGAGGAGATGAATTCGCTATTTTACTGTGGGATATTGACAGCGTCACCAATGCCATCGAAACTGCCAACCGCCTACAAGCTTGTTTGCATCAAGATATATCCATCCGCGGTTACGAAGTTTCCAGCAGTGCCAGCATTGGCATCACCCTCAGCCGCCATCCCCTCACGCAAACCCCCTACGCCAGAACTGAAGATATGATGCGGGATGCCGACATTGCCATGTATCGTGCCAAATACAACCGCAAAGGCAGCTACGTCGTTTTTGATGGTAACATCCACGCTTCTGCCATCTCGCAGTTGCAACTAGAAAGTGAGTTACGCCAGGCTTTAGCAAGAGAACAACTGTATTTGCACTATCAGCCTATTATATCCCTGTGCGATCGCCAGCTAATCGGATTTGAAGCCCTAGTGCGATGGCACCACCCCCAATGGGGAATTATCTCTCCCGGAAAATTCATCCCCATTGCCGAAGAAAGCGGTTTCATATTGCCCCTGGGAGAGTGGGTGATGCGAACCGCCTGCCAGCAAATGCGACAGTGGCAAACTTGTGGTTTGGTAGATAGCAACATCACCATCAGCGTGAACGTTTCCGGTCGTCAGTTCGACCGCAGCAATTTTACCCACCAAATCAGCGAAATCCTGCAAGAAACCCAATTACCCGGTCGCAACTTATGCATAGAAATCACCGAAAACGTTTTGATCGCCAACAGCGACGAAGTAGTTCTCCGATTAAATCGACTACGCCAAAATGGCATTTCCATGTCAGTTGACGATTTTGGCACCGGTTATTCTTCTTTAGGTCGCCTGCATAGCTTTCCCATCAACCATTTAAAAATCGATCGCTCCTTTGTCAAAGAAGTAGAAAACCGCCTGGAAAATCAAGCCATTATTCGTACCATTATGGGATTGGCAGCAAGTTTGCGATTAAAAGTTGTCGTGGAAGGTGTAGAAACAGAAAATCAATACCAATACCTGCAAAACTTGGGCTGTCACTACGGTCAGGGATACTGGTTTGGGCATCCCTTAGCTGGGGAAGCCTTGGAATTATGGCTGCGCGATCGCAATTGTTAAGATTTATGTAGGGCGGGGCATCGCCCACCCCAATTTCTTATTCCAATAAAGCACCCCCACAACTAGAACCACAACCAGCCGTGCAGCCATAGCAGTAGGCAGCCGTTTGAATCTCATCAATCACATCCAAACGATTTGCCTCCAACAGCATCTGTAACGTCACCGGTTCTCCCGTTTTGCTTTTCGCAGGCAACCCTTCCATCTGATGGAAATCGCAATCGTAAACATTGCCCAAATAATCCACCGAAAGTTCGTTGCGACACATCAGATATTCTACCGTCGAAGCGTTAAAATTATCCTCTAAAAACGCCAAATAAGACTGATGAAGATCCTGTCTTTTCAAATACTCCTTGGTACGCCCCACAGGCAAATTAGCAATAGTATATAAATTATTAAAAACAATCCCAAACTTTTCCTGTAAAAACTGCTTGTAATCTTGGGTTAATTTCTCCTGGGAAGGCGGCAGCGAAAAATCATCGGCAGTCTTCGGCAACTGAGGATTGTAAACCAAATCCAAAATTAACTGCGGGTCTTTCCCGTATCCCAAACGATTCAACCATTGCAAAGCATCAATCGATGCATCGTAAACCCCAGCACCGCGCATTTTATCCACATTATCTTGTAAATAACAAGGCAGAGAAGCCACAATTTGCGTTTGATGCTGCTGGCAAAATTCCGGAATATCCTCATATCCCGGTTCAAAATAAATAGTTAAATTGGAGCGTACAATAACATTTTTACCATGTCGGCGCGCTTCCCGAACAATCGCTTTAAAGCCATACAGCATTTCCGGGGCACCACCCGTCAAATCCACCGTATCAATTTGGGGAAAACGGCGGATAATTTCCAACAACTGTTCGCAGGTTTGGGGAGAAAGTTCCTCCGTGCGTTTGGGGCTAGCTTCCACATGACAGTGCGTGCAAGCCAAATTGCAGCGTTTTCCCAAATTAACCTGCAAAACGTTAATCGTATGTTTGCGAAATGGCGCATCTAATTTTCTTGCAAACGGCGTAATTCGTGTCGTCTGAACCATCATCAACTCCCAAAATTGTCTTCAATTAAAATTAAATAGAAATCAAGTAGGGTGGGCATTGCCCACCACCCACAAAATCCCATCATCTCGTACGAATTTTATTTCCCCACAATATAGAAATCAAGTAGGGTGGGCATTGCCCACCACCCACAAAATCCCATCATCTCGTACGAATTTTATTTCCCCACAATGAAGAATGTATCGATAACTTCCCTAACAGCAACCGCCACCAAAATAATGCCAGGTGGAATCGGTAACCAAAATATCTTCGGGAAAATTCGTAGCTAATTTTTTAGCCGTTTTATCGCAAACCGAAGCCGGCACGCCAGGTTGTAAAATATGACCATCGCCATCGTCAAAACTTTCTTGACAACCGCGATAAATGGCTGTTTTGCCAGTAAAAACACAGGCACCGTCGGCGGGAACTGGAACTTTAGAAGACACCGTATCCAAACTTTCTAACAGCAAATCGCTATCTAAATTATAAGTTTTTGCTTCTAACAAGCGATAGGGGCGACGGGCGCGAACTTCTACCGTACCAAAACCAGCATCTATCAAATGCTGCACGTACTCTTCATAGGGTAATGCCCCCGACAAACACATGGCACGCAAGCGTTCGTCTTTTTGTAAATGTTCGGGAATGGGGCGCGTAGCAATTGGATCGCTCATGGAAAGGCGACCCCCTGGTTTTAAAACCCGATGCGCTTCTTGTAAAGCCTTGCGCAAGTCGCTGGGTTCAAAGATATTAAAAAGGCAATTTTGGGCGATGATATCCACAGAATTATCGGCAACTGGTAAAGCAAAGGCATCCCCTTCTACGATTTTGACGTAGTTGGGGTCGAACCAATCGTTGCTTTCGGCAGCGAGAGCTAAATTGCGTTGGGCGGCTTCTCGCATTTCTGCCACGGGTTCCACGGCAATAATGGCTTCTGGCTTGCGGGAGAAATAGGCAAATTGCAAGGCTTCCAAGCCACCGCCAACGCCGATATAGAGAACTGTGGGCGAACCAACCAGTTCTGTGGGTTGCACGGTGGTGCCGCAGCCGTAGTTCATTTCTTGCATGACGGATGGGATGTTCAACCCGGGGAGTTGTTGGGGATTGTTTTGTACGCAGCACAGCCCGGTTTCTGGGGTTTCGGCAACGTCGCGGTAAAAGTTGGCAGTGGTTTCGAGGTAGCTCATAGTAAATACTGGATTATCGGGATTGTTCGATCGTAACCTGGTTTGCAATTGCTTGTTTTCTATTGGACTATATTTTCATTAATTTTTCCTGAGAAAATCTGTCAATGGCTGCTGAGAAAAGGATTGATTTTGCCAATGTTGGTTATTCGCGCAATGTATAGCCTACACCGCGTACGGTTTTGATGAGCCGTTTTTCGCTTTCGGCTTCTAGTTTGAGGCGCAGGTAGCGTACGTAAACTTCGATAATATTGGAATCGCCCATGAAATCGTATCCCCAGACTTGTTCTAAAATGCGATCGCGGGTTAAAACTTGTCGGGGATGAACCATGAGATATTCTAACAAGTCAAATTCTTTGGGGGTTAGTTCGATGGCGCGATCGCTGCGAAACACTTCCCGGGTGCGGCGGTTGAGGCTTAAATCTTCAAAATGCAAAATTTCTGGGTCTTCTGGCTGGTAGCGGCGCAAATGGGCGCGAACTCGTGCTAGCATTTCTTCAACGCTGAAAGGTTTGACGATGTAATCATCGGCACCAGCATCCAAACCAGCCACGCGATCGCTAACTTCATCTTTCGCCGTCAGCAAAATAATCGGTACTTTATCCCCAGTGGTGCGCAAGCGGCGACAAAGTTCCAACCCCGACAAATTGGGAAGCATCCAATCTAACACAATTAAATCCGGTTGCTTATCCCGCGCCGCACTCAAACCTTCCAATCCCTCGTAAGCCACGGTAACTTCGTAGCCTTCGTATTTTAATTCGGTTTCTAACAGACGAGCCAAGTTGGCTTCATCTTCCACAACCAGAATATGTCCTGTCATGGTTTTTTAGGGCTGCGCCAATACGATCCTTTTTATGGTATCGCAACCCAAGTCATTGTCGATATGAATTCGATCTATCTGCCAAACTAGGATTTTTCTGCCGTTACCGTTACCGCCGGCAACGCCACCCGCACCGTGGTGCCTTTTTGGGGTTCGCTGTCTACGTGAATATCGCCGTGGTGGTTGGCAACAATGGCAGTGCAAATGGATAATCCCAATCCCGACCCAGATTCAATACCTTGCGACCTGGTAGGATCGACACGATAGAAGCGATCGAAAATATGGGGTAACGCATCGGGATGGATGCCAATGCCATTATCGCGAACCGTCACCTGCACCCATCCTTGGTCGCTGTGGCTTTTGCTGGTAGTGGTGGCATGGCTGGCGTGGTTTTTGCCGTAGCCAATTTCCACCGTTACCTGCGCCTGGGGATGGGAAGGGGTATATTGCACGGCATTGCCAATTAAATTGGTAAACAAACGCGCCAGTTGGTTTTGATTGCCAGAGACCACAAACCAATAATCGGGGTCTAGAGATAAATGTTCTGGTTCGCGAATATCTAGAGATAGGGAAATTTGTTTTTCTGCCGCGATCGCTTTTTGTTCTTCTACAATTTCTAATAGCAACGCATCCAAAGCCACCTCTTCCGATTGGGAAATGCCAGCGCCGCTATCCTGACGCGCCAAAAACAACAAATCGTCAACCAAGCGACCCAATCGCCTGGTCAAACGTTCCACCAATTGCAGCTGTTGGTGAATGGGTAACTTTTCCGCCTCCGCCTCCGCCAGCGCCACTTGTACGTTGGTTTGAATTGTTGCCAGGGGATTGCGCATTTCGTGGGAAGCATCGGCGGTAAACTGTTTTAAACGTTGGTAAGATTCGCGCACTGGTTTCATCGCCAACCCCGACAGAAACCAACCAATGGTTCCCACCGAAACAATCGCCACCGCCGAAGCAATGCTTAAATCGACAATCAGCTTGCGGGTAGGTTTGGTCACTTCAAACCAAGGATGGCTAACCCGCAGGTATCCCAGCATTTGCTGGTGAACTACTAGAGGTTTGGTGATTTGGCGCAAAAGCTGACCATCTCCCAAATCCACCGTTTGTTTTTCGCAGTGGGGATTGAGGGGAACATCGGGAGGATCCCACCAAGTTGACCACAGGAGTTTGCCTCTGGTATTGAACCATTCAATATCCAAACGGTCGTCGTCGAGGGATTGTTCCCGTTGGTTGAGGCTGGCTTCTAAGTTCAAACGCAAACCACTGGGGTTGTCTGGGGTGGGTTCGATAACCAACGATTGCGCCACCACTTCTGTCACGTGGTTGAGGGTATCGTCTATGCGATCGATGAGCGTCGTGCGAAAATACCAATATACGCCACTGGCAAACAGCAGCAGCAATACTGCCGTGACGGTGGCGTACCAGATGGCTAGACGGCGGCGGGTGGTTTGGAACATGGTTGAGGAGGGGGAAAAGGGGCTGTTAAACAGTGATTAATTTGCTAATATATATTCACAACGATCGACAGGAGAAATCGTCAAGAACTTAGGTGGTCGTAAAAAGATTAAGTCACCTTCCACGCAAGAATGGATGGATCGTGACCTTAATGGTGAATTTTTCTCAAGGCTTTGGTAGATAGTCCCTCTCTTGAATTTGTCAAGAGTGGATTTGTTGACAAGTAGTTGTATTTGTCAACGAAAAACTATCGGTGACTTCTATGATAGAAAAACTACCATTGATGCCACAGGTGTGGTTGCAGACGACTGGGTGGCAACCGAGTGGGGAACAGCAAGAGAAATTTCAACAGCTATACGCGCAAATTTGTCAGGTGAATCGCCAGGTGAATTTAACGCGCATTACCGAATCTGAGGAGTTTTGGGAAAAGCATATTTGGGATTCGGTACGCGGCATTTTACCGTATTTTCAGATGCTGGAGAACTGGGATTGGGGTGGTGAGGAAATTCGGGTTGTTGATATTGGTACGGGGGGTGGGTTTCCGGGGTTTCCGGCGGCGATTGTGTTTCCCCGATGGCGGGTGACGTTGTTGGATTCGATTGGTAAGAAAATTGCCTGTTTGCGTACGATGGCTGGGGCTTTGGAATTGGAAAATGTGGTACCTTATTGCGATCGCGCGGAAAAATTAGGACAACAAGAGGCTTATCGGGAACAATACCACATTGCTCTGTTGCGTGCGGTTGCCCCCAGTGCGGTTTGTGCGGAATATGCTTTGCCGTTGTTGCAGGTGGGAGGCGTGGCGGTTTTGTATCGCGGCGGTTGGGAGAAGGAACAGGAGAAACAGTTACAAGTGGCGGTGGCGGAGTTGGGAGGGGAAATCGCTGCCATCGCACAACAGCCGACGCCGATGAACAAAAGCGATCGCCATTATATCTATATCCGCAAAACGGCATCCACGCCATCCCAGTTTCCGCGAAACAATGTTAAGAAAAAACGAGGCGGATAATCCTATCTAGGGTTCGATTAAATTTTGTTCGTAGCGACGGTAGGAAACAACAACCCACAAACGCCGCAGGTAAAAATAGAGGATGAGGGCAACCAGGGAAATGCTGGAGGCGGTAGCTACAACCCAAACCACCGATAGCCATAAATCTGTTATATCCAAAAGCGATCGCAATCCCCAACCCACCACCAAACTCAACGCCGAACCCACAGTCAGCACTGGCGTTGCCACGGCAATCCACTGAGGCAATTTGCGTTGTTTTAAATACTGATAAATGGCATAACCCCAAATACGAGTAGCGACGCCTAACGCCGTTCCGACGGCACCCCCCAAAATTGCCAGCAACAGACCAATAGTCAGCAAACGACCGATATCGGTAGCCGATACCGCCAGTTGGGAAAGTTTGCCGCCGATGGGAATTCCCGCCAACATGCCTGCGATACCGCCAATGATGGTGCCAAACTGTATCTGGGAGGCAGCGGGATGGCTTTGCTCTTGAAAATCCCAAAATCCCCATTTGGCGGCGAAATACCCCGATAAACTGCCGCTGATGGCACCAAATAAGATAGCGATGGGTAAATTCCCCAAACCCGTTCCCCACCAACTTGCCAAGACCACGACAATGGCGGAGATGGCGGTAGCTGGGATGGGGAGAAAGATTTTTTCGACGATACTGCTACTGTTTTGGTAGCTGGGGTTGAGAAAGCTCAAACTGCCAAAACAAGTGCCCACCACGCCACCACCAACACCGGCTAACGCGATCGCACCGACTGTACCAACGCTGGCTATAGCCAATCCCACGGTAGCAAAAACCAACAAAAATAATCCCAGCAGCCATTTATGGGGCAGTTGGGGAACGCCGGTGGGGATGGAGGCAGTGCGAACCCGCAAAGGCAGCGTGTAGGTGGGTTCGACGGCGTTGGTGTGCAGTTTGAGGGTCCGTTCGTAGGTGCTGTTTGCTTTGAGCTGGCTGGTATCGATGCTTAGCTGGCAGCGAATTTCGTTGCCCTCAAAATGGGTGGGTTGAATATGAATCCATGGGTGGTATTTTGATGATGGCGGATCGTGGGGATGTTCGACAATGGTCCAATGACCCTGCAAGGTGGTTGCGGGAACGTCGTTGGTGAGGGCAATTTGCCGTTGCAGTTGTTCTTCTAAAATGGTGGCTTGCCACAGGTCGGGAAAATTATGAATTTTTAAAATGGGGGTGCGGCGAACGGCGATGGGTTTCAAGGCGTGGAGGGCAGCCGCTGCTGAAGAAAAACGATGGCGGGGGTTGGGGGCAACCATTTTATCTAGCCAATCCAACCACTGCCGGCTGAGGTGGGAGAGCAAATGGCGAAATTGCCAGCGGTTGCTGTTGTAGTCAAATAGCTGACCGATGGCGTAGGAGGGAGTGCCGGTGAGTAAAGTGATTAATGTGGTTCCCAAACCGTACAAGTCGGTGGCGGTGCTTAGTTCGTCGTTGTAAAGCTGTTCGGGTGCCATGAACCCAAAGGTGCCGGCGGTGGTATCGGTGAGCTGCGATCGCGCCATTCCTATCTGGGCAATGCCAAAATCGACTAAATAGGCTTGTAGCGATTCTTCGTCGATGAGGATATTTTCTGGTTTGATATCTCGGTGAATGATGGGGGGTACCTGTTCTTGCAGGTATTGCAGGATTTCTAAAACTGCGATCGCGATTTGTTTGATTTGCTCTGGACTCCAAATGCACGATGTGGCTAAAGACTGAGCTGGTTTATATTCTTGCACCAAAGCAAAACCATGGGACAATTCCCACGCATCAAGATAGCGCGGAATTCCGGGATGGTCTAAGTTTTGCAAGACCTGTACTTCCTGCTCGATGGCACGAAACCCGGACCATTTCGCGGTGGCGTTATCAAATTGAAAATATTTAATGACAGCCTGTTGTGTCGCGGTACTGTCGGCAGCATCGATACGCCGCGCTAAATAGGTGCTGCGACCGCCTTGTCTCGATGTGCCGAGTTCGCGAATGACTTGATAGCCTTTTGAGGTGAAATCTGGGAAGTTGCCCATTGGGGATGTTTCCTTTTGCAGGATGGGAAGCTTGGGAGATGGGGCGTTTTCGATATTTATCAATTGACCGTGCCCACGGGGAACTGAAATTGGCTCTAGCGTTCCTATCAACACAATAACTATTTTGCCTTATCGGGCTGCCGAGACAAGCAGCTTCCAAGATGGTGTTCCTACTTCGATCTTCTATCTTCTCGAACGACCGCATGTCGGGAATTGCAACCTTCCGAGTCCCGACTCCCTACGGTGAAAATGTTAAGCAATATTACAAAATTGACGTTAAACCATTATTCGGTCTTGACACCCCCTAGAAAAGCCGCTAAAGTTGTAACCAATACCCGGGTAAGTAAACTTTAGTCCTATGCACCAGAAGCAGAAGGTAACCTTGTACATTCCGCCGGAACTTCACCGGAAGCTCAAAATTCGAGGGGCTGTGGACGCTGAACCCATGTCGGCGATCGCCCAGCGAGCCATTGAGTTCTACCTCGAACACGCTGAAGTGGTGGCGGAAGTAGAAGAAACAACCAAAGGGAAGACCCACCGCGTCTATACCTGTCCTGAATGCGAAGGGAATTTCGTTCTCCGCAGTGGAGAAGCGGTCTCCCTCAAGAACCAGCCCAAAGTTTTGGAAGATGGCGAAATCACATCGGCTCTCGAAAGCAGCCAAATTCGCCAAAACCGCGAACAAGAAGGGCAAGAAGGGGAAGAAGAACTCGTTCCCTGTTAACAACAACATCCTGAAAACCCAAGTCGTAGATGTGTCGGAGTGCCAACAGTGATTCGCAGGGGTGAGCAATGTCAGCCCTGTCTCTAGGAGGTCGATTATGCAAGAAGAGCTAAGTACCCTGGTCAAAGCTCAATATCCCTTAATTTATTTGGTGACTTCTGAAGAGGAGCGTGCCGAGAGGGCGATTGCGACAATTGCTCAACAAGAGAAACCCCAGCGAAGCGTATATTTGTGGACAGTGACACACGGGATCGTAGAGTATGGCGATCGCCCGCGTCAGTCAGTCCAACACAATACAGTTTCGCCGGAGGCAGCCATAGAGTGGGTTGTGCGACAAAAAGATCCTGGTTTGTACATCTTCAAAGATCTCCATCCTTTCATTGACTCGCCCCCGGTAACGCGCTATCTGCGGGATGCGATCGCCAGCTTCAAAGGCACCCACAAAACCATCGTTTTGATGTCGCCAATACAGCAAATTCCGACCGAACTAGAGAAGGAAGTAGCTGTCATTGACTTTCCCCTGCCGAACATGTCAGAACTCAACGAAGTTCTGTCCCAGCAGCTGGAAAAAAGTCGAAACCGACGCATATCTACCGATACGAGGGAAAAACTTCTGAAATCTGCCCTTGGTTTGACCAAAGACGAAGCGGAAAAAGTTTATCGCAAAGCTCACGTCACCAAGGGGCAGCTCACCGAGTCAGAAGTAGACATCGTCCTATCGGAGAAGAAACAGCTAATTCGGCGAAACGGGATTCTGGACTATCTAGAAGAAGATGACACCATTGATTCCATTGGTGGTGTAGAAGAGCTGAAAAAGTGGTTGCGCCAGCGCGCCGACGCCTTTACGGAAAGGGCACGGGAGTACGGCTTGCCCCAGCCCAAGGGAATGTTGATTTTGGGCGTTCCCGGATGTGGGAAAACCCTCGTGGCAAAAACCACCTCGCGTCTGTGGGGATTGCCGCTGCTGAGACTAGATATGGGGCGCGTGTACGACGGTTCCACCGTTGGCAAATCCGAAGCCAACCTGCGCAACGCCCTGAAAACCGCCGAATCCCTTTCCCCAGCTATCCTGTTCATCGACGAGTTAGACAAAGCCTTCTCCGGTAGCGGTGGTTCTGCGGACTCCGATGGGGGTACTTCTGGTCGGATTTTTGGTTCTTTTCTTACCTGGATGCAAGAGAAAACCTCCCCAGTATTTGTCATGGCAACAGCGAACCGGGTAGAACGCTTGCCAGGGGAATTTCTCCGCAAAGGTCGCTTCGATGAAATCTTCTTTGTGGATTTACCAACCACAGAAGAACGTCAAGCCATTTTCAAAATTCACCTATCCAAGCGCCGCCGAGACATTTCTCGCTTCGACCTCGAACAACTAGCCAAAGTGTCCGAAGGGTTCTCCGGCGCAGAAATCGAGCAAGCGATCGTCGCTGCCATGTACGAAGCGTTTGCTCAAGAAAGAGAATTTACCCAGCTGGACATCATCGCCGCAATCAAAGCGACGTTGCCTCTATCGAAGACCATGACCGAACAGGTAACAGCCTTGCGAGATTGGGCCAGGCAGCGTGCGCGTCCAGCTGCATCCTCCGTCGCCGAATACCAGCGGCTGGAGTTCTAACAGGCTTTCTCCTGGCACCCACCGCTCGTGTAGCGAGTCAGGAGCAAAGGCTAGACTTTCCCAGTCTAGCAGTTCCCACAAAGAGCCACAAACCCGTGGCCATTTCCCTAAAAAACCGTTGTCGTACTTTAACTTCCCAACTTAAGGAGGATTCCTCTTATGTCTCACTTCAGCACCCTGCGCACCAAAATCACCGACGCTGAAATCCTAAAATCTTCCCTGCGCGATCTAGGCATCACCGTGAAAAGCAATGCCGATGTGCGCGGTTACAACCAGCAGCGCGTTCGTGCTGATATCGTCGCCGTTCTCGAAGGCGACTATGACCTAGGTTGGTCCAAAAATAGCGACGGCACCTTCGATTTAATCGCCGACCTCTGGGGCGTTGCCAAAAAGCACAATCAAACCGAGTTGATCAACGCCATCAACCAGAAGTATGCCGTTAACAAAACGCTGTCTGAAGTACGCAACAACAGCAGCTTGCAAAACGCTAACGTTCAGGTCGTTGCCCAAAAGTAAACGACGCTAGTGCGTTCGGAAGCTAACGGGTTAATCCGCTTAAAAACGGGTTAGCCCGTTTTTTTATGGGACATGAATAGATGATTTTCGGGAAGAGAAAAAGTGGCAAACTTTTCCCTCCCCGAACGATCGATTTGCTACGAACTAGGCGGTAAAACCTAGCAAAATAAAGAGAATGGCACCAATACCAGCAAGAATGGTTAGTACCAAACCAGCGTTGGGACTTCCTTTCCAAGAATAATTTTTATCTGCCATAAAGAAACACTTGTAATTCTTCCTGTCTCTATTGTTACGTTTTTTAAAAAAATTGACAGGGGGTCTACACTGCTTTTACGATCGCTTCTAACGCTTTAAAAAAAACAGGAGTATCAAAATGGATATAGAAAACACCGCATGGTTGGATGCTGTTGCTGTTGCCCTTGCCA encodes:
- a CDS encoding AAA family ATPase, which encodes MQEELSTLVKAQYPLIYLVTSEEERAERAIATIAQQEKPQRSVYLWTVTHGIVEYGDRPRQSVQHNTVSPEAAIEWVVRQKDPGLYIFKDLHPFIDSPPVTRYLRDAIASFKGTHKTIVLMSPIQQIPTELEKEVAVIDFPLPNMSELNEVLSQQLEKSRNRRISTDTREKLLKSALGLTKDEAEKVYRKAHVTKGQLTESEVDIVLSEKKQLIRRNGILDYLEEDDTIDSIGGVEELKKWLRQRADAFTERAREYGLPQPKGMLILGVPGCGKTLVAKTTSRLWGLPLLRLDMGRVYDGSTVGKSEANLRNALKTAESLSPAILFIDELDKAFSGSGGSADSDGGTSGRIFGSFLTWMQEKTSPVFVMATANRVERLPGEFLRKGRFDEIFFVDLPTTEERQAIFKIHLSKRRRDISRFDLEQLAKVSEGFSGAEIEQAIVAAMYEAFAQEREFTQLDIIAAIKATLPLSKTMTEQVTALRDWARQRARPAASSVAEYQRLEF
- a CDS encoding protein kinase codes for the protein MGNFPDFTSKGYQVIRELGTSRQGGRSTYLARRIDAADSTATQQAVIKYFQFDNATAKWSGFRAIEQEVQVLQNLDHPGIPRYLDAWELSHGFALVQEYKPAQSLATSCIWSPEQIKQIAIAVLEILQYLQEQVPPIIHRDIKPENILIDEESLQAYLVDFGIAQIGMARSQLTDTTAGTFGFMAPEQLYNDELSTATDLYGLGTTLITLLTGTPSYAIGQLFDYNSNRWQFRHLLSHLSRQWLDWLDKMVAPNPRHRFSSAAAALHALKPIAVRRTPILKIHNFPDLWQATILEEQLQRQIALTNDVPATTLQGHWTIVEHPHDPPSSKYHPWIHIQPTHFEGNEIRCQLSIDTSQLKANSTYERTLKLHTNAVEPTYTLPLRVRTASIPTGVPQLPHKWLLGLFLLVFATVGLAIASVGTVGAIALAGVGGGVVGTCFGSLSFLNPSYQNSSSIVEKIFLPIPATAISAIVVVLASWWGTGLGNLPIAILFGAISGSLSGYFAAKWGFWDFQEQSHPAASQIQFGTIIGGIAGMLAGIPIGGKLSQLAVSATDIGRLLTIGLLLAILGGAVGTALGVATRIWGYAIYQYLKQRKLPQWIAVATPVLTVGSALSLVVGWGLRSLLDITDLWLSVVWVVATASSISLVALILYFYLRRLWVVVSYRRYEQNLIEP
- a CDS encoding DUF1257 domain-containing protein, which gives rise to MSHFSTLRTKITDAEILKSSLRDLGITVKSNADVRGYNQQRVRADIVAVLEGDYDLGWSKNSDGTFDLIADLWGVAKKHNQTELINAINQKYAVNKTLSEVRNNSSLQNANVQVVAQK
- the rsmG gene encoding 16S rRNA (guanine(527)-N(7))-methyltransferase RsmG — translated: MIEKLPLMPQVWLQTTGWQPSGEQQEKFQQLYAQICQVNRQVNLTRITESEEFWEKHIWDSVRGILPYFQMLENWDWGGEEIRVVDIGTGGGFPGFPAAIVFPRWRVTLLDSIGKKIACLRTMAGALELENVVPYCDRAEKLGQQEAYREQYHIALLRAVAPSAVCAEYALPLLQVGGVAVLYRGGWEKEQEKQLQVAVAELGGEIAAIAQQPTPMNKSDRHYIYIRKTASTPSQFPRNNVKKKRGG